From Humisphaera borealis, the proteins below share one genomic window:
- a CDS encoding NHL repeat-containing protein, whose amino-acid sequence MGIQMSGIQSLLSSRSRKSKVAAAVAATLETLENRQLFAGDLPIDIPPILDVPPILVSPPPPPSDTVLPTATLKLDDIKTAGGAFGTLVVRYEDAGGLDLKTIDIDDVSVLTPDGVSLPVTKVGPLDDKSTVNAYDAVYTFNAVGGAWDQTDNGAYTVTVKPRMVADAAGNLVGSVTGTLKVDIAPPVVPPVVPPVVPPVVPPTVPPTVPPTVPPVVPPVVPPTVPPTVPPTVPPPPTGDTTAPTAVISPISAVDKAGFSPKTVTVTYQDNDSVDVQSIGVGDLSVVGPGGSPLAVTGVSVQPNSDSEKITAVYTLLAPGSSWDINDNGDYTVTLNADAVKDVSGNGVATISSSFNVAVPPPAPVIDDSFSGGGVLNTGFVAEGSAALADGKLLVVGRQGDLAAGSSQYVVKKLNTDGSTDTSFGRGGVVVSAPGGNEAAFSVAIGLDGSIFIAGTKNGDLVVTKLKSSGSIDSKFGEQGQAVVNLGASDDRAYSVAIGPDGSVVAVGSSGSTFALVKFTAKGELDGSFGTSGIVTGGPTWPGVCSSVAVLADGRIVCGGSTGDNVIVYRLTASGGWDGSLSDDGQLNVPGMKARTDLNGADNTVGIALQGDKLLVTGRHNGDFAVARLNADGSLDGTFGDGGIKVVDIGGDDDADQVIVQPTGQIFIIGTSEQGANIRLGIVVLDANGSLDPSFGVNGVATVDSGFQGAGKALHIGTLVVRAFASAQSNGQVVVGAGQNNNTPQEAGSGLRRLNVPGSGLLGRFGTVNGSNRKLSFVDNDGTRVTIQMVNGTGKALYDGSVVDLEISDSSEASKVIIKTVGGDGKVSIRHVELAGGIGVFNAKTATISGAFTSPGKVQKVMLRSLDGGTLAAGGGIGQLLVGGEVKNSVVLAGASLGADNALGGTGVNADVFSAAAITAINVKGAVRGSVIAAGLSTANATLLDAGDTILDPATSVIGSVFAKGGVDAASKIVAGAIGKAKIPDLIDTATDPRFQF is encoded by the coding sequence ATGGGTATTCAGATGTCCGGCATTCAATCGCTGTTGTCGTCGCGGTCGCGTAAGAGCAAGGTGGCCGCCGCGGTCGCTGCTACGCTCGAAACCCTGGAAAACCGCCAACTGTTTGCCGGCGATCTCCCGATTGATATTCCGCCCATCCTTGATGTTCCGCCCATTCTGGTGTCGCCGCCTCCGCCGCCCTCGGATACCGTTCTTCCGACGGCAACATTGAAACTCGACGACATCAAGACGGCTGGCGGAGCGTTCGGCACGCTTGTCGTCCGGTATGAAGACGCAGGCGGCCTCGATCTGAAGACCATCGATATCGACGACGTATCCGTCCTGACCCCCGACGGCGTTTCCCTGCCCGTGACAAAGGTCGGCCCGCTGGACGACAAATCGACCGTCAACGCGTACGACGCGGTCTACACGTTCAATGCCGTTGGCGGCGCTTGGGACCAAACCGACAACGGAGCCTATACCGTCACCGTGAAGCCCAGGATGGTGGCAGACGCGGCGGGTAACCTGGTTGGATCGGTCACCGGTACGCTGAAGGTGGACATCGCGCCGCCGGTCGTCCCACCCGTGGTGCCCCCCGTGGTGCCGCCGGTCGTTCCACCGACCGTGCCCCCCACCGTTCCGCCGACGGTTCCCCCGGTGGTGCCGCCTGTCGTGCCGCCCACGGTTCCCCCCACAGTCCCGCCGACTGTTCCGCCGCCCCCCACGGGTGACACGACCGCCCCGACGGCGGTGATCTCGCCGATTTCCGCGGTCGATAAGGCCGGCTTCTCACCCAAGACGGTGACCGTCACCTACCAGGACAATGACAGCGTCGATGTTCAGTCGATCGGCGTTGGCGACCTGTCGGTCGTCGGCCCCGGTGGCTCGCCGCTGGCCGTGACCGGCGTCAGTGTGCAGCCGAACAGTGACAGCGAGAAAATCACCGCGGTCTACACGCTGCTGGCCCCCGGATCTTCGTGGGACATCAACGACAACGGCGACTACACCGTGACGCTCAACGCGGACGCGGTGAAGGATGTCTCGGGCAATGGCGTCGCGACGATCAGCTCGTCGTTCAATGTCGCCGTTCCCCCGCCCGCCCCGGTTATCGATGACAGCTTCAGCGGCGGCGGTGTTCTCAACACCGGCTTCGTTGCCGAGGGCAGTGCCGCCCTCGCCGACGGCAAGCTCTTGGTCGTCGGCCGTCAGGGTGACCTGGCCGCCGGTTCGTCGCAGTACGTCGTCAAGAAGCTCAATACCGACGGCAGCACCGACACCTCGTTCGGTCGCGGCGGTGTGGTGGTTAGCGCCCCGGGTGGCAACGAAGCGGCGTTCTCCGTCGCGATCGGCCTCGACGGCTCGATCTTCATCGCCGGCACCAAGAACGGCGACCTCGTCGTCACCAAGCTTAAGAGCAGCGGCTCGATCGACAGCAAGTTCGGCGAGCAAGGCCAGGCCGTCGTCAACCTGGGCGCTTCGGATGACCGGGCCTATAGCGTCGCGATCGGGCCGGACGGCTCGGTCGTCGCTGTCGGTTCTTCGGGCAGCACCTTCGCTTTGGTTAAGTTCACCGCCAAGGGTGAACTTGACGGCAGCTTTGGCACCAGTGGCATCGTCACCGGCGGACCGACGTGGCCGGGCGTCTGCTCCAGCGTTGCGGTGCTGGCCGACGGCCGCATCGTCTGCGGCGGCAGCACCGGCGACAACGTAATCGTCTACCGTCTAACCGCCAGCGGCGGCTGGGACGGCAGCCTTTCGGATGACGGTCAGCTCAACGTCCCCGGCATGAAGGCCCGCACCGATCTCAATGGCGCGGACAACACCGTCGGCATCGCGCTTCAGGGCGACAAGCTGCTGGTCACCGGCCGGCACAACGGCGACTTCGCCGTCGCCCGCCTGAACGCCGACGGATCACTCGACGGCACCTTCGGCGACGGTGGCATCAAGGTGGTCGACATCGGCGGCGACGACGACGCCGACCAGGTCATCGTGCAGCCGACCGGGCAGATTTTCATCATCGGCACCAGCGAGCAGGGCGCGAACATCCGCCTGGGCATCGTGGTGCTGGATGCCAACGGCAGCCTCGACCCGAGCTTTGGTGTGAACGGCGTTGCGACGGTCGATTCCGGCTTCCAGGGTGCCGGCAAGGCGCTGCACATCGGCACGCTCGTCGTCCGGGCGTTCGCGTCGGCCCAGTCCAACGGACAGGTCGTCGTCGGTGCCGGTCAGAACAACAACACCCCGCAGGAAGCCGGTTCGGGTCTGCGGCGTCTCAACGTCCCCGGCAGCGGTCTGCTGGGCCGCTTCGGCACGGTCAACGGCTCGAACCGCAAGCTGTCGTTCGTCGATAACGACGGTACCCGCGTCACCATCCAGATGGTCAATGGCACGGGCAAGGCGCTCTACGACGGCAGCGTGGTCGATCTTGAAATCAGTGACAGCTCCGAAGCGTCGAAGGTCATCATCAAGACCGTCGGCGGCGACGGCAAGGTCAGCATTCGCCATGTCGAACTGGCCGGTGGCATCGGCGTGTTCAACGCCAAGACAGCAACGATCTCCGGCGCATTCACCTCGCCGGGCAAGGTACAGAAGGTCATGCTGCGTTCGCTGGACGGCGGAACGCTGGCGGCGGGCGGCGGCATCGGCCAGCTGCTTGTCGGCGGCGAAGTCAAGAACTCCGTCGTCCTCGCGGGTGCATCGCTCGGTGCGGACAACGCCCTGGGCGGCACCGGCGTCAATGCCGACGTCTTCTCGGCCGCGGCGATCACCGCGATCAACGTCAAGGGCGCCGTCCGCGGGTCCGTCATCGCGGCGGGCCTCAGCACGGCCAACGCCACGCTGCTCGACGCCGGCGATACGATCCTCGACCCCGCGACCAGCGTCATCGGCAGCGTGTTCGCCAAGGGTGGCGTTGATGCGGCGAGCAAGATCGTCGCCGGTGCGATCGGCAAGGCCAAGATCCCCGATCTGATCGACACGGCGACCGATCCGCGATTTCAGTTCTAA